Proteins from a single region of Caloramator sp. E03:
- a CDS encoding DUF362 domain-containing protein → MAKVVVNECESYDLEKVIEKINSGIELLGGWDNFVKPKMKVLLKVNLIGPKSPESAAVTHCEFVRALTRILKQRGCTVWIGDSAGGAIAGIAPTAQSMEISGLRKVAEEENVELKNFDKEGTVDTGGGHYAIDRLYLAKPLFDADFIINVPKLKTHSGCIYTGAVKNVFGCIQGLRKAEYHKAAPNPKDFGNILVDIYEAVKIGLHIMDGITAMEGEGPTAGSVYNANKILISTDPLALDTTAINMIGLDIKDIPILNAAIERKLGESNKDNIEICGDYSKLPVLQNYKIPKRFTSKKKSNYNAVIKVINFLKTKPKINLKKCIKCNTCVDSCPVHAIDKTTKKINYSKCIECMCCHELCRYKAVELKRVNPIAGIMTKFYRGNYK, encoded by the coding sequence ATGGCCAAAGTAGTGGTTAATGAATGTGAAAGTTATGATTTAGAGAAGGTGATTGAAAAAATTAATAGTGGAATTGAATTGCTTGGTGGTTGGGATAACTTTGTTAAGCCTAAAATGAAGGTACTGCTTAAAGTAAATTTAATAGGACCTAAGAGTCCTGAATCTGCCGCAGTTACTCATTGCGAATTTGTTAGAGCTCTTACTAGAATATTAAAACAAAGAGGTTGTACGGTATGGATAGGTGATAGTGCCGGCGGAGCAATTGCAGGAATAGCTCCAACAGCACAAAGTATGGAAATATCTGGTTTGAGAAAAGTCGCAGAGGAAGAGAATGTAGAATTAAAAAACTTTGATAAGGAAGGTACAGTAGATACAGGAGGAGGGCATTATGCTATTGATAGACTTTACTTAGCAAAACCTCTTTTTGATGCAGATTTTATAATTAATGTTCCAAAGCTTAAAACTCATTCTGGTTGTATTTATACTGGTGCAGTAAAAAATGTTTTTGGGTGTATTCAAGGATTAAGAAAAGCTGAATATCATAAGGCTGCTCCAAATCCAAAGGATTTTGGAAACATATTAGTTGATATATATGAAGCAGTAAAAATAGGACTTCACATTATGGATGGAATTACTGCAATGGAAGGTGAAGGTCCTACTGCAGGAAGTGTTTATAATGCAAATAAAATACTAATTAGTACGGATCCATTAGCGCTTGATACTACGGCAATAAATATGATTGGATTAGACATTAAGGATATCCCCATACTTAATGCTGCCATAGAAAGAAAACTTGGAGAATCAAATAAAGATAATATTGAGATTTGCGGAGACTACTCTAAGCTGCCGGTGCTTCAAAATTATAAAATTCCAAAAAGATTTACTTCAAAAAAGAAAAGCAATTATAATGCAGTGATTAAGGTTATTAATTTTTTAAAGACAAAGCCAAAGATTAATTTAAAAAAATGCATAAAATGTAATACTTGTGTAGATAGTTGTCCTGTGCATGCTATTGATAAGACAACTAAAAAAATAAATTATTCCAAATGTATTGAATGTATGTGCTGTCATGAACTTTGCCGTTACAAGGCAGTTGAACTTAAAAGAGTAAATCCTATTGCAGGAATAATGACAAAATTTTATAGAGGGAATTATAAATAA
- a CDS encoding AzlC family ABC transporter permease yields MKKTLKTAFLATIPIMLGYLSVGIAFGLLFQKSGYNFIWAILMSSTVYAGSMQFVAIKLLTGGTVIYMLIVQAI; encoded by the coding sequence AAAAACAGCTTTTTTAGCTACAATTCCCATAATGTTAGGTTATCTATCAGTTGGAATTGCATTTGGATTACTATTTCAAAAATCAGGTTATAATTTTATCTGGGCTATATTGATGAGTTCTACAGTATATGCAGGTTCTATGCAATTTGTGGCTATTAAACTATTAACAGGTGGAACAGTAATTTATATGCTAATAGTTCAAGCTATTTAA